A window of Caldivirga sp. contains these coding sequences:
- a CDS encoding DUF123 domain-containing protein, which produces MQCVTEFNELSTERGTYVLILNASSLVSINVASLGQVTLNEGYYAYVGSAKVGIKTRVGRHIKLAMLKAGKLRWHLDYVLVNSNITLHSLIYINNSYIEHEVAQALYRHRNIDVAVRGFGSSDCNCVSHFFKLNSSQDPSMFIASLIKQMGYIPCILKLSTGQ; this is translated from the coding sequence AGAGGAACGTATGTGCTCATTCTTAATGCTTCATCACTAGTTTCAATTAACGTTGCTTCCCTGGGTCAAGTCACATTAAATGAGGGGTATTATGCTTACGTTGGGTCAGCTAAAGTGGGTATTAAAACTAGGGTGGGAAGGCACATTAAGCTAGCTATGCTTAAGGCTGGTAAACTTAGGTGGCACTTAGATTACGTTCTAGTTAACAGTAACATTACGCTCCACAGTTTAATCTACATTAATAATTCATACATAGAGCATGAGGTTGCTCAGGCACTTTATAGGCATAGGAATATTGATGTTGCCGTTAGGGGCTTTGGCTCCAGTGACTGCAATTGCGTGAGCCACTTCTTCAAATTGAATTCAAGTCAAGACCCATCAATGTTCATAGCATCATTAATTAAGCAAATGGGTTACATACCATGCATACTAAAACTCAGTACTGGGCAATAA